The following coding sequences are from one Methanosarcina sp. WWM596 window:
- a CDS encoding NusA-like transcription termination signal-binding factor — translation MGEIRLTAESIQYIALFENMTRAKILDCIPEEERLVYVVKQGDMGLAIGKNGEHINRVKKALDKPIELVEYSEDPVTFIKNAFGPVSVSSVNFTTKNGKRLAYVEVPNKEKGLAIGRNGKNIEKVKMLARRHHTIEDVILQ, via the coding sequence TTGGGTGAAATAAGACTTACTGCAGAAAGCATCCAGTACATTGCATTGTTTGAAAACATGACCCGAGCCAAAATACTTGACTGTATTCCGGAAGAGGAAAGGCTTGTGTATGTTGTAAAGCAGGGCGATATGGGGCTTGCAATAGGCAAAAACGGAGAGCATATAAACCGTGTTAAAAAAGCCCTGGACAAACCAATTGAGCTTGTGGAGTATTCAGAGGATCCTGTAACTTTTATAAAGAATGCCTTCGGACCGGTATCCGTAAGTTCAGTAAACTTTACAACTAAAAATGGCAAGCGATTAGCTTATGTAGAGGTACCCAATAAAGAAAAGGGGCTTGCCATCGGTCGCAACGGCAAGAACATAGAGAAAGTGAAGATGCTTGCCCGTCGTCACCACACTATAGAAGATGTGATCCTGCAATAA
- a CDS encoding 30S ribosomal protein S12, whose product MAKGKFAANILKQTRKDARWKDNYYSRRVLGLNVKADPLGGAPQGRGIVLEKVGVEAKQPNSAIRKCVRIQLIKNGRQVTAFCPGDGAVNFIDEHDEVTVERIGGRMGGAMGDIPGVRFKVIAVNNVSLDQMVIGRLEKPRR is encoded by the coding sequence ATGGCTAAAGGAAAATTTGCAGCTAATATTCTAAAACAAACCAGGAAAGATGCCCGCTGGAAAGATAACTACTACAGCAGGCGTGTTCTTGGTCTAAACGTGAAAGCTGACCCTCTTGGTGGCGCACCGCAGGGCCGGGGTATAGTATTAGAGAAAGTAGGAGTTGAAGCCAAACAGCCGAACTCCGCAATCCGAAAATGCGTAAGGATCCAGCTCATTAAAAACGGGCGTCAGGTAACTGCATTCTGTCCTGGAGACGGCGCAGTAAACTTCATTGATGAACACGATGAAGTTACCGTGGAAAGAATCGGAGGCCGCATGGGCGGTGCTATGGGTGACATTCCCGGTGTACGTTTCAAGGTAATTGCCGTAAACAACGTGTCCCTGGACCAGATGGTCATCGGAAGATTGGAAAAGCCCAGGAGATGA
- a CDS encoding 30S ribosomal protein S7 — translation MIFVYKIFGKWDPTEVEVRDPGIKRYVSLAPVIVPHSSGKHARQQFNKSEISIVERLVNNLMRTEVNSGKKQVTLRAVEEALDIVNRKTQQNPIQVLVEAISNAGPREEVVRLKYGGISVPKAVDTAPQRRVDTALRYISMGTNAAAFKSKRSVAECLATELIGAANRDTKSFSINRKDAKERVAKAAR, via the coding sequence ATGATTTTTGTGTACAAAATATTCGGCAAATGGGATCCAACGGAAGTTGAAGTCAGAGACCCTGGAATTAAGCGCTACGTCAGCCTTGCTCCTGTAATCGTTCCCCATAGCAGTGGAAAGCATGCCAGGCAGCAGTTTAACAAATCAGAAATTTCCATTGTTGAACGCCTGGTAAACAACCTGATGAGGACCGAAGTTAACAGCGGAAAGAAGCAGGTGACCCTCCGTGCAGTCGAAGAAGCTCTGGACATTGTGAACAGGAAAACCCAGCAGAACCCAATCCAGGTTCTCGTGGAAGCCATTTCCAATGCCGGCCCCAGAGAAGAAGTAGTCAGGCTGAAGTACGGCGGGATCTCCGTTCCAAAAGCAGTTGATACTGCACCTCAGAGGCGTGTGGACACTGCTCTGCGCTACATCAGCATGGGAACAAATGCCGCAGCTTTCAAATCCAAGCGCTCTGTCGCAGAATGTCTTGCAACCGAGCTCATCGGCGCTGCAAACCGCGATACGAAATCCTTCTCTATCAACAGAAAGGATGCAAAGGAAAGAGTTGCAAAGGCAGCACGCTAA
- a CDS encoding elongation factor EF-2 produces MGRRKKMVERVTTLMNEPEKIRNIGIVAHIDHGKTTLSDNLLAGAGMISKELAGRQLFMDSDEEEQERGITIDASNVSMVHTYNNEDYLINLIDTPGHVDFGGDVTRAMRAVDGAVVVVDAVEGTMPQTETVLRQALREHVRPVLFVNKVDRLINELQVDSQEMQVRLGKVIDHVNKLIKNMNPEKFKAGWKVDAAAGTVAFGSALYNWAISVPMMQKTGISFTNVYDYCKAEDMKALAEKCPLHATVLDMVIRFLPNPLEAQKGRVPTIWHGDANSEIGKSMASANADGDLAFMVTDISIDPHAGEVATGRLFSGSFSRGMEVYISGTARKSRVQQVGIFMGPERLEVEKIPAGNIAAVTGLKDAIVGSTVTTLDGMTPFESIRHVSEPVVTVAVEAKHTKDLPKLVEVLRQVAKEDPTLQITLDEETGEHLMAGMGELHLEVIAHRIQRDKNVEITTSKPIVVYRETIKKKIEPVEGKSPNRHNRFYIYVEPLDTAIVEMIKSGDISMNLPELERRQKLIELGMGKEEAKGIVGIHNSNIFIDITKGIQYLNETMELILDGFEEVMRAGPLTREPVANMKCVLVDAKLHEDAIHRGPAQVIPAARQAIQAGMLMAEDCLLEPYQKVFVQVPQLTMGGATKELQGRRGIILNMTTEGDLAIIEARVPVAEMFGFAGEIRSATEGRAMWSTEFGGFDIVPTSIQTEVVGQIRERKGLKRDLPKASDYLSM; encoded by the coding sequence ATGGGACGAAGGAAGAAAATGGTCGAGCGCGTAACGACGCTCATGAATGAACCAGAAAAAATCCGAAATATCGGTATCGTTGCGCACATTGACCACGGAAAAACCACATTATCGGACAACCTGTTAGCAGGTGCCGGCATGATTTCAAAGGAACTTGCCGGAAGACAGTTATTCATGGACTCCGATGAAGAGGAACAGGAAAGAGGTATTACAATCGATGCCTCTAACGTTTCCATGGTTCACACTTACAATAATGAAGACTACCTGATCAATCTGATTGACACTCCCGGGCACGTTGACTTTGGTGGAGACGTTACCCGTGCCATGAGGGCAGTGGATGGTGCAGTCGTGGTCGTGGACGCAGTAGAAGGCACAATGCCCCAGACTGAGACTGTGCTGAGGCAAGCCCTGAGAGAACACGTCAGACCCGTACTTTTCGTTAACAAGGTAGACAGGTTGATCAATGAGCTGCAGGTTGATTCTCAGGAAATGCAGGTTCGCCTTGGTAAAGTAATTGACCACGTGAACAAGCTCATCAAGAACATGAATCCGGAGAAGTTCAAGGCAGGCTGGAAAGTAGATGCAGCAGCCGGAACCGTAGCATTTGGCTCCGCCCTTTATAACTGGGCAATCAGTGTGCCTATGATGCAGAAGACCGGGATCTCATTTACAAATGTATATGATTATTGTAAGGCAGAGGACATGAAGGCACTGGCAGAAAAGTGCCCTCTGCATGCAACTGTCCTTGATATGGTCATCAGGTTCCTGCCAAATCCTCTTGAAGCCCAGAAGGGAAGGGTACCTACTATCTGGCACGGCGATGCTAACTCTGAAATTGGCAAATCCATGGCCAGTGCAAATGCAGATGGTGACCTTGCTTTCATGGTAACGGACATTTCCATAGACCCCCATGCAGGAGAGGTTGCAACCGGAAGGTTGTTCAGCGGGTCTTTTTCCCGCGGAATGGAAGTTTACATATCCGGTACTGCAAGAAAGAGCAGAGTCCAGCAGGTAGGTATTTTCATGGGTCCCGAAAGGCTCGAAGTGGAGAAAATCCCTGCAGGAAACATTGCTGCAGTTACGGGTTTAAAAGATGCAATCGTGGGGTCCACAGTTACAACTCTTGATGGTATGACACCTTTCGAAAGCATCAGGCACGTAAGCGAACCTGTGGTGACTGTGGCTGTGGAAGCCAAGCACACCAAAGATCTGCCCAAACTCGTTGAAGTCCTCAGGCAGGTAGCAAAGGAAGACCCGACTCTTCAGATAACTCTGGATGAGGAAACCGGGGAACACCTGATGGCAGGTATGGGAGAACTTCACCTGGAAGTCATCGCTCACAGGATCCAGAGAGATAAGAATGTGGAAATCACCACAAGTAAGCCTATTGTGGTCTACAGGGAAACCATCAAGAAAAAGATCGAACCTGTAGAAGGAAAGTCCCCTAACAGGCATAACAGGTTCTATATTTATGTGGAACCCCTTGACACTGCAATTGTCGAGATGATCAAGTCCGGCGATATCAGCATGAACCTACCTGAGCTTGAGCGCAGGCAGAAGCTCATCGAACTCGGCATGGGGAAAGAAGAAGCAAAAGGCATTGTTGGCATCCACAATTCCAACATCTTTATAGACATTACCAAGGGTATCCAGTATCTGAACGAGACAATGGAACTGATCCTCGATGGGTTCGAAGAAGTTATGCGTGCTGGTCCTCTCACAAGAGAGCCTGTGGCAAACATGAAATGCGTACTAGTAGATGCAAAACTTCACGAAGACGCCATCCACAGGGGTCCGGCTCAGGTCATCCCTGCAGCAAGACAGGCAATCCAAGCAGGGATGCTTATGGCAGAAGACTGCCTTCTCGAACCTTATCAGAAGGTCTTTGTCCAGGTACCTCAGCTCACAATGGGTGGTGCAACAAAAGAACTCCAGGGTCGTCGTGGAATTATTCTTAATATGACTACAGAAGGAGACCTGGCAATTATCGAGGCAAGGGTGCCTGTGGCCGAGATGTTCGGATTTGCAGGTGAAATCAGGTCAGCAACCGAAGGACGTGCTATGTGGAGTACTGAATTCGGAGGCTTTGATATTGTGCCAACCAGCATCCAGACTGAAGTAGTAGGTCAGATCAGAGAGAGAAAAGGCTTGAAGAGAGACCTTCCCAAAGCTTCTGACTACCTTTCAATGTAA
- the tuf gene encoding translation elongation factor EF-1 subunit alpha, with product MAADKPHMNLAVIGHIDHGKSTFVGRLMFDAGAVAPHIIDKFREEAKQKGKESFAFAWVMDSLKEERERGITIDIAHKRFDTDKFYFTVVDCPGHRDFVKNMITGASQADAAVLVVAAPDGVMAQTKEHIFLSRTLGINQLIVAINKMDAVEYSEARYKEVVEQVSGILKMIGFKPSEIPFIPTSAFYGDNIIKLSDKTPWYKGPAIMEALNNLKEPEKPSTLPLRIPVEDAYTISGIGTVPVGRVETGVMKKGDKVVFMPGGVSGEVKSIEMHHEEIPQAFPGDNIGWNVRGIGKNDVRRGDVCGPVENPPKVADEFVGQIVVLQHPSAITAGYTPVFHAHTSQTACQLIALNRKLDPKTGQVKEENPTFLKAGDAAIVTIKPTKPMVIEPVKEIPQLGRFAIRDMGMTIAAGMCMSVKQK from the coding sequence ATGGCAGCAGACAAACCGCACATGAATTTAGCAGTGATTGGTCACATTGACCACGGAAAGTCAACATTCGTAGGACGCTTAATGTTCGATGCAGGGGCTGTAGCTCCACACATCATTGATAAGTTTAGAGAAGAAGCAAAGCAGAAGGGTAAGGAATCTTTCGCCTTCGCCTGGGTTATGGACTCTCTTAAGGAAGAGCGTGAAAGAGGTATCACAATTGACATCGCTCATAAGAGATTCGACACAGACAAATTCTACTTCACAGTCGTGGACTGTCCTGGCCACCGTGACTTCGTAAAGAATATGATTACAGGTGCTTCCCAGGCTGACGCTGCAGTCCTCGTCGTTGCAGCCCCTGATGGGGTCATGGCTCAGACCAAGGAACACATCTTCCTTTCCAGGACCCTTGGTATCAACCAGCTTATCGTTGCAATCAACAAGATGGATGCAGTAGAATACAGCGAAGCCAGATACAAGGAAGTCGTTGAGCAGGTATCCGGCATTCTGAAAATGATCGGGTTCAAGCCAAGCGAAATCCCCTTCATACCGACCTCTGCATTCTACGGTGACAACATCATCAAACTCAGTGACAAGACTCCCTGGTACAAGGGGCCCGCCATCATGGAAGCCCTCAACAACCTCAAAGAGCCTGAAAAACCATCCACTCTCCCCCTCAGGATCCCTGTCGAAGATGCATACACCATCTCCGGTATCGGAACTGTCCCTGTAGGCAGAGTCGAAACCGGTGTCATGAAAAAGGGTGATAAGGTCGTCTTCATGCCCGGAGGAGTATCCGGTGAAGTTAAGTCCATTGAGATGCACCACGAAGAAATCCCACAGGCATTCCCCGGAGACAACATCGGATGGAACGTCCGTGGTATTGGCAAGAACGACGTCCGTAGAGGAGACGTCTGTGGTCCTGTTGAAAACCCGCCAAAGGTTGCTGACGAGTTTGTAGGACAGATTGTGGTCCTCCAGCACCCCTCCGCAATTACTGCCGGTTACACTCCGGTCTTCCACGCTCATACCTCCCAGACCGCATGCCAGCTTATTGCTCTTAACAGGAAGCTGGACCCGAAGACTGGTCAGGTAAAGGAAGAAAATCCGACCTTCCTTAAGGCAGGAGACGCAGCAATCGTTACCATCAAACCAACAAAGCCGATGGTTATCGAGCCCGTAAAAGAAATTCCACAGCTCGGCAGGTTCGCTATCCGCGACATGGGTATGACAATTGCCGCCGGTATGTGCATGAGTGTTAAGCAGAAATAA
- the rpsJ gene encoding 30S ribosomal protein S10, which translates to MQKARIRLSGISPKDLDGVCNQVKSIAERTGVSISGPVPLPTKKLVVPTRKSPSGDGTATWDHWEMRVHKRLIDIAADERALRQLMRIQVPKDINIEIVLEG; encoded by the coding sequence ATGCAAAAAGCTAGAATAAGATTGTCAGGCATCAGTCCCAAGGATCTGGACGGAGTCTGTAACCAGGTAAAGTCAATTGCAGAAAGGACAGGAGTAAGCATTTCAGGCCCTGTTCCGCTTCCAACAAAGAAGCTGGTCGTTCCCACAAGGAAGAGCCCGAGTGGTGATGGAACTGCAACCTGGGACCACTGGGAAATGCGCGTACATAAGCGTCTCATCGACATTGCAGCCGATGAAAGGGCACTTCGTCAGCTCATGAGAATCCAGGTCCCCAAAGATATAAACATCGAGATTGTGCTCGAAGGATAA